Within Metabacillus sp. KUDC1714, the genomic segment ATATTCGCATGGAAAGCTATGAGGTTTTACTGAAAAACTATTATCCGGAAGATCGAGTACATTTAGCTGTGTTCCCAGCTGCAATGAGATATGCAGGTCCACGTGAAGCAATTTTCCATGCAATGGTTCGTAAAAACTACGGTTGCACACATTTCATTGTTGGAAGAGATCATGCTGGTGTTGGTGATTATTACGGTACGTATGAGGCACAGGAAATTTTCTCTAACTTTACTGCAGATGAATTAGGCATTACACCGCTATTTTTTGAACACAGCTTCTATTGCACAAAATGTGAAGCAATGGCTTCATCAAAAACTTGCCCACATGGTAATGAAGATCGCGTGATTTTATCTGGAACAAAGGTTCGTGCAATGCTTCGGAATGGAGAATTACCACCAAGCACGTTTAGCCGTAAAGAAGTTGTTGAAGTGTTGATTAAAGGAATGAAAGAAACAGTAAATTCATAAGGAGGTCACCCACATGGCAACGAACAACATTGTGTGGCATGACTCATCTGTCACTAAAGAAGAACGAAGAAAGAAAAATAACTATCAAAGCATGTGTATTTGGTTTACAGGTCTTTCGGGATCAGGAAAATCAACATTAGCAAATGCGCTTGCAAGACATTTATTTGAAGCTAATATTCAAACATATGTCTTGGATGGGGATAATATCAGACACGGATTAAATAAAGATTTGGGCTTTACTGATGAAGATCGTAAAGAAAACATCCGTCGTATTGGCGAAGTGTCAAAATTATTTGTTGACAGTGGTCAAATCGTGTTAACTGCTTTTATTTCACCATTTCGTGAAGATAGACAACAGGTAAGAGATATTCTTTCAGATGATGAATTTTTTGAAGTGTATGTTAAATGTTCATTAGATGAATGTGAAGTTCGCGATCCGAAGGGGTTATATAAAAAGGCGAGAAATAATGAAATAAAACATTTCACAGGAATTGATTCACCATATGAGGAACCAGAAAACCCTGCTATAATAGTAGATACGGAAACTCAAACTGTTGAAGAATCTGTGAAACAAATTGTAGATTACCTTGTCCAAAAACAATTGATTATGGTAAATTAACGTTAAGGTCACAAGATTATTCGGTAAGTATATAGACTATAAAGGTAGCAATCGGTGATTATACGATTGCTACTTTTTCACATCTGGCATTACTTCTTAATGGTTATTATTATTCACTGATGGATTAATGGATAAGATTGACTGGTGGGAGGTTACGCTAATGAAAACTACCCAAAGCGAGGCATTAACATTATGAAGCAAGCAGTATTGTATATTTGTCATGGAAGTCGTGTTCCAAAGGCTCGCGAGGAAGCATTTGCATTTATTGATAAAGTAAAACCAGAGGTACAAGCACAAATTCAAGAGGTGTGCTTTTTGGAATTAGCAGAGCCATCAATCGAGGCAGGTTTTACATCATGTGTGGATCAAGGTGCAACACATATTGCAGTAGTCCCGTTACTTCTTTTAACAGCTGCCCATGCGAAAAGTGATATTCCAGATGAGCTTGCTCATGTGAGGGCCATGTATCCTAAGGTTTTCGTAACATACGGTAGACCAATAGGTGTAGACAACAAATTAGCACATATGCTAGTTGACAAAATGATTCAAAAAGCAGATATCAAGAATTCATCAATTGCGATTCTTGTTGGTAGAGGTAGTAGTGATATGGATGTTGTTCGTGATTTAAATGAAATTTCATCTGTACTTTATGGTAAATCAAACTTAAAACAAGTTCATACTTGCTTTTTAACAGCAGCAAGTCCAAGATTTGATCAAATGATAGATGATCTTTACCATTCTAATGAACATTCGATATTTGTGATTCCTTATTTAATCTTTACAGGTTTATTAAAGAGAGAAATCGACCAAACGATTAATAAGTATGATTGGGGAGACCGACAAATCGAGGTATGTTCATATCTTGGTCCTCACCCAATCCTACTTGAGTTATTTATAGAACGAGTAAATGAAGCAATTGACAACAAAGATTGTGAATATACTTTTACTAGAGGTTTAAGCCATGATACCACTCCACATTAATGTAAAAGATAAGAACGTACTTGTAGTTGGTGGAGGCAAGATCGCGCTTAGACGACTTCTTCTTTTTTTAGAGGAAGGAGCAAATGTCATTGTTGTTAGTCCAGAGGTAGTTGTAGAAATTAAAAATTTAAGCAATCAGAAAAAACTACTTTGGCTAGAAAAAGAGGTTGAGTTATCTGATTTAGAACATGCGTTTATAATTATTGCAGCAACAAACGCCCCAGCAATAAATGAATGGATTGCTGAAAATGCTAAAATAAATCAATTAATAAACGTTGCTAGTAATGCCGAAAAAGGGAATGTAATAGTTCCGAAATCTATAAAAAAAGGTAGATTAACCATGTCTGTTTCAACAAATGGGGCAAGTCCAGTACTTGCCAAACAAATTTGTGAACAGCTCTCATTGCAGTTTGATGATCAGTTTATAGAAGAGTTAGATCAAATGTATAAAATACGTATGAACAAAAAACGCAAAAATTAGCATAGTTTGGAGAATGGATGGACTAATCTTAGTTCATCCATTTTTTTGTATATAAACAAACTAAGAAATATAAACTGAAAGTAAATGTTGTTAATGGTAAATTCAAGAATATTTATAGTTAATATTACCTAATTGATACATATTTCGCCATTTTTATTTACAATATATGCTAAGATGATATTGACCACTTTTTTAATAGAGTTATAGAGTTTTGGATACATAATTTAGTCATATTAGATTAGTAAGGAGGAATTATGAAAAGGGCATTATTACCTACTTTTTGTTTTGCAGTATTATCAACAATTGCTTTTGAAGAAACAGTTTTTGCTGCACAAAGTGAAACGATAGATAACGAAAGTGTGTATAAATCAACAAAATATGTAAATGTAAGCAGTGGTTTCTTAAACCTAAGAGAAAGTGCGTCGACTAGTTCAAAGGTTATTGCAACATTTATAAAGGGGACAGAGGTAACTGTTTACTCGGAGGCCAATGGCTGGTCGAAAATAGTGGCAAATGGAAAAGAAGGATATGTAAGTTCTAGATATTTAACATCGAAAAACTTAGACAAAAGCACTAGTACACTACAAACCTCTGAATCAATAACAAAATATGTAAATGTAAACAGTGGTACGTTAAACTTGCGGAAAAGTGGGTCAACGAGTGCAGAATTGGTCACATCCCTAAAAAAGGGAACAGAAGTAACTGTTTACTCGGAAGCCAATGGCTGGTCGAAAATAGTGGCAAATGGGAAAGAAGGATATGTAAGTTCCAAATACTTAACTTCTGAAAACTTGGAAAAAAGCACAAGTTCAACACCCGAAGCAACACCAACTGCGAGATCAACAACAAAATATGTAAATGTAAGCAGCGGTTCGTTAAACTTGCGGAAGAGTGGGTCAACGAGTGCTACAATAATCACATCCTTAAAAAAGGGAACAGAAGTGATCTTTTACTCGGAAGCAAATGGCTGGTCGAAAATTAAGGCAAATGGAAAAGTCGGATATGTGAGTTCCGCTTACTTAACAAACAAAAACTCTGATACAGGATCTGGCTCAGTACATACATCTGAACCAACAATTAGGTATGTAAATGTAAATAGTGGATCGTTAAATATGAGGAAAAGTGCATCAACCAATGCTTCTATTATCTTAAAACTTACAAACGGAAAAGAAGTTAAGGTGTACTCAGAAGCAAATGGCTGGTCGAAAGTCGAAGTTTTTGGACAAATAGGCTATGTTAGTAGTCAATACCTAACTGCATCTATATCAAATAAAGATAAAGTTACTAAACCAAATTCTTCGGCTCAACAACCTACCAAGAAGTATGTCATTGTAAGTGAAAGGTCGAGCTTGAACGTAAGAAATAAAGCCTCGGTGAGTGGAACGGTTGTCACAAAATTAACAAAGGGAACAGAAGTAACAGTTTATTCTGAGGCAAATGGATGGTCGAAGATTGAAGAAAATGGACAAGAAGGGTATGTAAGTTCCGCTTATCTCACTGTAATAAAACCAAATTCCGAAACAATCGTAAAGCCTAAACAAATTGAGGAAAAGAAATTTGTTAATGTTAACCTTGGTTCCAGCTTGAATATGCGGAATAGTGCATCAACAAATTCATCAATTATCCTTAAACTTGCTCGAGGTGTCGAGATAACTGTATACTCGGAAGCAAATGGCTGGTCAAAAGTTAAAGCCTACGAGAAGTATGGGTATGTAAGTTCACAATACCTCTCTACCTATAAGCCGAGTGCTGGATCAGAACTTGATGCTGTTCCGGGTGAACAATCTGATGTAAATGATACCAATGAGAACAAAATGATTTCTAAGTATGTAAATGTTATGTATGGATCAGCTTTAAACCTAAGAACAGAGGCTTCCACTAGTGGGTCTATCGTAACGAAACTTTCTCGAGGTACAATTGTTACAGTTTATTCTGAAGAAAATGATTGGGCTAGGGTTACAGTTAACGGGAAAACAGGCTATGTAAGTTCACAATATTTGTCATTGACAGAACCGTATAATCCAAGCACACCTAATGATGTTGATGCTGAAAAAATAACAAATTACTATGACATTCCTTTGAGCGAATTAACGGATATTCAAATGGCTGTTAATCCACAAACAGATAAGAAATATAATACTTATATTAGGGAAGATGCTTTAACCATAAACAATTCTACTTCTGCTACAGTTAAAGGTGCTGGATGGAATGTTCGTGGAGGTGCGGGAACTAATTTTTGGGTAGTTGGCACTGTTAGTAAAGGACAACCTTTGCAAATCTTGTCAAAAGTAAAGGGTAATGATGGATATGATTGGTACCAAGTTAGCTATAATAAATCTTGGGTAAATGCTAGTCCTGAAGATGTAACATATTACTTAGATCCCAATAATTTTCTAAGTACGCCAGTTGATTCACTTCAATATTTGAAATTATCTCTTCCGGCTAATCTTAATCCAACTGAGGTAAATGAGAAAATCCTTTCTGGAAAAGGTAGTTTGCAAGGATTAGCTTCTGCTTTTATAACAGCAGGGAAAGCGTATAATGTGAATGAAATTTATTTAATCTCACATGCATTACTAGAAACTGGTAATGGTACCTCCCAGCTTTCAACAGGAGTCCAAATAAACGGGAAAACTGTTTATAATATGTATGGAATAGGTGCATATGATGGATCTGCTCTATCAAGTGGTGCTCAGTATGCTTATAATGCTGGATGGTTTACTCCTGAAGCTGCAATTATTGGTGGATCAAAGTTTATCGCGCAGGGTTATATTAATGCAGGGCAAGATACCCTTTATAAAATGAGATGGAATCCTAGCTCTAGTGCTTCAAATGGCTATGCTTCTAATCAATATGCAACAGATATAGGCTGGGCAGCAAAGCAAGTAAA encodes:
- a CDS encoding NAD(P)-dependent oxidoreductase, whose protein sequence is MIPLHINVKDKNVLVVGGGKIALRRLLLFLEEGANVIVVSPEVVVEIKNLSNQKKLLWLEKEVELSDLEHAFIIIAATNAPAINEWIAENAKINQLINVASNAEKGNVIVPKSIKKGRLTMSVSTNGASPVLAKQICEQLSLQFDDQFIEELDQMYKIRMNKKRKN
- a CDS encoding SH3 domain-containing protein: MKRALLPTFCFAVLSTIAFEETVFAAQSETIDNESVYKSTKYVNVSSGFLNLRESASTSSKVIATFIKGTEVTVYSEANGWSKIVANGKEGYVSSRYLTSKNLDKSTSTLQTSESITKYVNVNSGTLNLRKSGSTSAELVTSLKKGTEVTVYSEANGWSKIVANGKEGYVSSKYLTSENLEKSTSSTPEATPTARSTTKYVNVSSGSLNLRKSGSTSATIITSLKKGTEVIFYSEANGWSKIKANGKVGYVSSAYLTNKNSDTGSGSVHTSEPTIRYVNVNSGSLNMRKSASTNASIILKLTNGKEVKVYSEANGWSKVEVFGQIGYVSSQYLTASISNKDKVTKPNSSAQQPTKKYVIVSERSSLNVRNKASVSGTVVTKLTKGTEVTVYSEANGWSKIEENGQEGYVSSAYLTVIKPNSETIVKPKQIEEKKFVNVNLGSSLNMRNSASTNSSIILKLARGVEITVYSEANGWSKVKAYEKYGYVSSQYLSTYKPSAGSELDAVPGEQSDVNDTNENKMISKYVNVMYGSALNLRTEASTSGSIVTKLSRGTIVTVYSEENDWARVTVNGKTGYVSSQYLSLTEPYNPSTPNDVDAEKITNYYDIPLSELTDIQMAVNPQTDKKYNTYIREDALTINNSTSATVKGAGWNVRGGAGTNFWVVGTVSKGQPLQILSKVKGNDGYDWYQVSYNKSWVNASPEDVTYYLDPNNFLSTPVDSLQYLKLSLPANLNPTEVNEKILSGKGSLQGLASAFITAGKAYNVNEIYLISHALLETGNGTSQLSTGVQINGKTVYNMYGIGAYDGSALSSGAQYAYNAGWFTPEAAIIGGSKFIAQGYINAGQDTLYKMRWNPSSSASNGYASNQYATDIGWAAKQVKQIHNLYSLIDSYKLVLDVPTFKN
- the cysC gene encoding adenylyl-sulfate kinase, whose translation is MATNNIVWHDSSVTKEERRKKNNYQSMCIWFTGLSGSGKSTLANALARHLFEANIQTYVLDGDNIRHGLNKDLGFTDEDRKENIRRIGEVSKLFVDSGQIVLTAFISPFREDRQQVRDILSDDEFFEVYVKCSLDECEVRDPKGLYKKARNNEIKHFTGIDSPYEEPENPAIIVDTETQTVEESVKQIVDYLVQKQLIMVN
- a CDS encoding sirohydrochlorin chelatase, coding for MKQAVLYICHGSRVPKAREEAFAFIDKVKPEVQAQIQEVCFLELAEPSIEAGFTSCVDQGATHIAVVPLLLLTAAHAKSDIPDELAHVRAMYPKVFVTYGRPIGVDNKLAHMLVDKMIQKADIKNSSIAILVGRGSSDMDVVRDLNEISSVLYGKSNLKQVHTCFLTAASPRFDQMIDDLYHSNEHSIFVIPYLIFTGLLKREIDQTINKYDWGDRQIEVCSYLGPHPILLELFIERVNEAIDNKDCEYTFTRGLSHDTTPH